The proteins below are encoded in one region of Aquisphaera giovannonii:
- a CDS encoding sugar phosphate isomerase/epimerase family protein: MSDARTSRRGFLKGSVAAGVLAGGGLPLAAALADARRAGEGFKISLAEWSLNKALFAGKIQNLDFPRIAREEYGIEGVEFVNQFFKDKARDEAYLKELKTRANDHGVACVLIMIDGEGDMSAPEKADRDRAVENHKKWIDAAAALGCHSIRINTGEHYSPTDVGAVAEACSALNAYGVEHKIGVICENHGGPSSDPNALIALMKAVNHPNFGTLPDFGNFPKGGDGKYKIDVYEAVERMMPYAKGVSAKSYDFDERGNETSLDYPRLMKVVAKAGYHGFVGIEFEGHRLTEPEGIRATKKLLETIREG; encoded by the coding sequence ATGTCCGATGCACGCACGAGCCGCCGTGGATTCCTGAAGGGGAGCGTCGCGGCGGGTGTCCTGGCCGGCGGCGGCCTGCCCCTGGCGGCGGCCCTCGCCGACGCCCGCCGCGCGGGCGAGGGGTTCAAGATCTCGCTCGCCGAATGGTCGCTCAACAAGGCCCTGTTCGCCGGCAAGATCCAGAACCTGGACTTCCCCCGGATCGCCCGCGAGGAGTACGGCATCGAGGGCGTGGAGTTCGTCAACCAGTTCTTCAAGGACAAGGCCCGGGACGAGGCCTACCTGAAGGAGCTGAAGACGCGGGCGAACGACCACGGCGTCGCCTGCGTCCTGATCATGATCGACGGCGAGGGCGACATGAGCGCCCCGGAGAAGGCCGATCGCGACCGGGCGGTGGAGAACCACAAGAAGTGGATCGACGCCGCGGCGGCCCTGGGCTGCCACTCGATCCGGATCAACACCGGGGAGCACTACAGCCCGACCGACGTCGGGGCCGTCGCCGAGGCGTGCTCGGCGCTCAACGCCTACGGGGTCGAGCACAAGATCGGCGTCATCTGCGAGAACCACGGCGGGCCCTCCAGCGACCCGAACGCCCTCATCGCCCTCATGAAGGCCGTGAACCACCCGAATTTCGGCACCCTGCCCGACTTCGGCAACTTCCCGAAGGGCGGCGACGGGAAGTACAAGATCGACGTCTACGAGGCCGTCGAGCGGATGATGCCGTACGCCAAGGGGGTCTCCGCCAAGAGCTACGACTTCGACGAGCGGGGCAATGAGACGAGCCTCGACTACCCCCGCCTGATGAAGGTCGTGGCGAAGGCCGGTTACCACGGATTCGTGGGCATCGAGTTCGAGGGCCATCGCCTGACCGAGCCGGAAGGCATCCGGGCGACGAAGAAGCTGCTCGAGACCATCCGCGAGGGCTGA